One genomic window of Cheilinus undulatus linkage group 7, ASM1832078v1, whole genome shotgun sequence includes the following:
- the abhd8b gene encoding protein ABHD8: protein MLTSFIEGLLCCLTSKSTNVVVPVETSEPADGFEFVEVKPGRVLRVRHIIPERPVVEEPTGQGGSYSCKRKITVYRNGQLYIENLGDRASGETKHYQNGDTEPNSTVEVELTDSAAGDTSAQMEQSQQPRRRRRKPKRTVIIDCERKISACKGTHSDVALFFIHGVGGSLDIWGSQLDFFSRLGYEVIAPDLAGHGASSAPQIAAAYTFYALAEDIRLIFKRYARKRNILIGHSYGVSFCTFLAHEFPEQIHKMVMINGGGPTALEPSLCSIFNLPTCVLHCLSPLLAWSFLKAGFAQQGAKEKQLLKDNNAFNVSSFVLRAMMSGQYWPEGDEVYHAELTVPTLLIHGMHDKFVPIEEDQRMAEILLMAFLKVLEDGSHMIMMECPDAVNTLLHEFFLWEPATIPPPKKETKTRPETAKTQHDSTKATDLAKVRPATARQASPNCIKEERSGS, encoded by the exons ATGCTGACCAGTTTTATAGAGGGTCTTCTCTGCTGCCTCACCTCAAAGTCAACCAACGTGGTCGTTCCAGTTGAAACTTCCGAACCAGCTGACGGCTTTGAGTTTGTGGAGGTGAAACCAGGCCGTGTCCTTCGAGTTCGACACATCATCCCCGAACGACCGGTGGTGGAGGAACCCACGGGACAAGGCGGGAGTTACAGCTGCAAACGAAAAATCACAGTATATCGTAATGGACAGCTTTACATCGAGAACTTGGGTGACAGGGCGAGTGGTGAGACAAAACACTATCAGAATGGGGACACAGAACCAAACAGCACTGTGGAGGTTGAACTGACAGACAGTG CAGCAGGAGACACTAGTGCACAAATGGAGCAGTCGCAGCAGCCTAGGAGGCGCAGGCGGAAACCGAAGCGCACTGTGATTATTGACTGTGAGAGGAAGATCTCAGCCTGCAAGGGGACACATTCAGACGTGGCTCTTTTCTTCATTCATGGAGTTGGGGGCTCACTGGACATCTGGGGGAGCCAGTTGGACTTCTTTTCCAGGCTAGGTTATGAGGTGATCGCCCCAGACCTGGCGGGGCACGGAGCCAGCTCGGCACCACAGATAGCTGCTGCTTACACTTTCTATGCCCTGGCAGAGGATATAAGACTCATCTTTAAAAGATATGCACGCAAGAGGAATATTCTCATAGGGCATTCTTATGG TGTGTCATTCTGTACCTTCCTGGCCCATGAGTTTCCTGAGCAAATTCACAAGATGGTGATGATCAACGGAGGTGGTCCTACAGCTCTGGAGCCCAGCCTCTGCTCCATCTTCAACCTGCCCACCTGTGTGCTTCACTGCCTCTCCCCCCTGCTGGCCTGGAGCTTTCTCAA GGCTGGCTTTGCACAGCAGGGTGCCAAAGAGAAGCAGCTGCTGAAAGATAACAACGCCTTTAATGTGTCGTCCTTTGTGCTGCGTGCCATGATGAGCGGGCAGTACTGGCCTGAGGGGGACGAGGTCTACCATGCTGAACTCACAGTGCCCACCCTGCTGATACATGGCATGCACGACAAGTTCGTCCCAATCGAGGAGGACCAGCGCATGGCAGAG ATCCTTCTAATGGCCTTTCTGAAGGTCCTTGAGGACGGGAGCCACATGATCATGATGGAGTGTCCCGATGCTGTAAATACACTCCTCCATGAGTTCTTCCTCTGGGAGCCAGCCACCATTCCTCCACCAAAAAAAGAGACCAAAACACGCCCAGAAACCGCCAAAACCCAACACGACAGCACAAAGGCAACTGACCTTGCCAAGGTCCGACCTGCCACCGCTCGGCAGGCTTCACCAAACTGCATCAAAGAGGAGAGGTCAGGCAGCTAG